The Arsenophonus sp. aPb DNA window TGCTTTAATAAATTCAGACATATTGCTAAAGAAATAAATTTACTTTAACGTAAAGCCATTTTTTCGGCACTCCTACAACAGTACCCTTTATTCTACTGATGGCAGTGTTATTTTAGCCGAAGCGGGGGCTGAACTATCAGGGGAACAACGTGTTGAAGTGAAAGCGGGACAGAAAAGCGTGTTTACCGTCTGGACTGAACTGGATACTTCCTGGGAGTCAGGGCTTCTTTAAACGCTTTAGGCACTGACGCAACGGGGCGGAGTGGGACAGAGTTTATATTAACAATCCTTATGGTCAGCGCTTCGTTGGTGCAATGATACTCTTTTTTATCTGATGCGCCTTATATCCCCGTCCTGAAGGACGGGGATATAAGGCGCAGTTTTCAAACTAACCAGGTGTTTGCTGTTGCTCAATGTACTGTCGGATAATAGATATCGGTGCGCCCCCTATGACGTAGAGGATGTCAACGCACTACTTTGTCACTAACCTTAATCGGCACCCTACACCGTTATCAAAAATGCCAAGTGAAAACAGCGTTGACGCTATTGTCCTGATGCTGCTGCGATAGTAGACCATCGTAGCTCAACGACAATATAGCATTCTTGTTCACCACTACTTCTAGCCCTACCTTCAGAGCCAGTCTGTCGCGCGATATTGGCACACTGTTCACCACAAACGGAGCATTTCCGCCTTTAAACCGCAGCCCAGCGCCTGGTTTCAGCTGTCCATACTGATGTTGCCATCCCAGTTCGCTAAACAGCCCTATCTTGGTGTTTTTATTCACCAGCCGTTCAGTCTCCACACGCCACCCCAACATCGAAACCGTCGCGTCGAAGTGCTGTTTGTAACCACGTAATGCTGCCGCGTTACCATGCTCTGAGATCTGATTGTTCTCCAAGTTTATGTATGCCAGGTTAACGAACGGTTCCAGGTTCACCCCCTCTCTCTCCATCCTATAACTCATTTCCGCGAATAGCTGCTGTGTACGTCCACTGTACTTTGCCATTTCACGGCCTGACTGCACACCATAGTTCACCAAACGCAAAGTATCGATGCGATGCCAGGTGTAGATTGCACCTCCACGCAGTGCCAGCATCCCAAACTGTTTATCTCCGTATGCAGCCAGGTGATAGTTATTGCTGCCCGCATTCGAACCATAACCACCGTGCAACGAGGTACGGGTATAGCCTGTCGCTACCCCCAGCCGCCAGTCAGTTGCTAGTGCTGAATCAAATCCGAACAGTATCCCATAGGTCGAGCCCTGATAACCTGTTGCATTGGCATTGCCCGATGCGTGCTCCCACGCCATGAGCGATTGCGCCCACACACCGCTTTCGTTGGCCTTAATAGCCGACGAACTCAACAAACCCTTCGCCTGACGCAGACGCCCATTTAGCACCTCACGTAAATAGCGGCTATTGTTTACCAATGCCGAAACGATATCGGCATTGATTTGCCCAGACAACTGACGGAATGCTTGTCGTGCTTTATCCACCGTGCCACTGTTTAGGATGCTCTCATACACAGGATTACCCATCGACAACTCATCTGCTGCATTTGCCACTTCGCGCTCATTCTGTGTCTGTGCTACGCTGGAAAAGCGTTTATTATTGCGGCCGATGCTTAGCGTTACCTGGTTTGGGTGATAACTCAGTTCTGTATCAAGAAACAGGTGCTTTGACGCCACCCTATCAAACTGCCCGCTCACTCCCTGTTGCGCACTCAGGATGATATACTGCTGACCTAATCGGCTATCACCTTCCTGTTGCGATAATAAGTTAGCTTTGTTTTCCAGTGAAACCACCACTTCACCGCCATCGATCGTTACTGCTCCACTACTTTGGATTCGATCGCTCTGCACGTTTTGACCAACCTCGACTACGTAACGCGAGCTCGGTTCAAAGCTGACATTATGGTTTACGTTTAGGGTACCGATCGAATTGCCCGGCGCTACAGTACCATGGGCGCTCAGTGAGCCTATTGTTCCATTACCACTGAGCACACCATCTTTCTGAATTAATACATCCGAAGTTAGTGTGCCATTAACAGCTAAAATTCCATTATTTATTCGTGTTGGACCACGATAGGTGCTGTTACCAGTTAATACTAATGTTCCATTTCCTTCTTTAGTTAGTCCTCCATGACCAGTGATATCGTTACGCCAAATATCCCAGGCGCATGTTGGATATAAGCATGTTCGCTTTAAAAGCGTTCCCTCATCAATAATGGAGCCGATACCTGGAATATTAACCACAAATTGGGTGTTTGCGTATGAACCCGGAACATAAAACTCAGCTGGAATATCTTTTGGAGAAATAAACATTTTAGGGCCATTAATAGCTTCTCTTAAGTTTACAAGCCCCCAACCATAAATTTCATCAATGCCCTTTTTTCCAAGATCAGTTGCTGTTGTTTTAACTATTGTTGTTATATTTTCTGCTGATAAGTAAGGAAATCTTTCCATTAATATAGCGATTGCACCACTAACGTGAGGAGCTGCTATCGATGTGCCTTCTCCTTTCTTGTAACCGCTTGAAATATTATTGTAATTATTTCCTTCAATATTTGCTGAGTAGATATTATATGCTGGAGCAGCAACACAGAAACTAGCGGTATAGCCGCATCGATTTGATCTTTGATAAATTGGCCAATCAGGTATATTTGAATCGTCAAATTTTGATGATATTTCTTTAATTAGATTTGGAGATTTTTCGTAAATTGAATCTACAAATGTATAGAATTCTTCATCTTGTTTTCTTCCTGGGAATTTATTTTTATAAAGAATAAACAATTTATCGTAGATAAAATCACTACGCAGCAATGGAATGACATCTTCTTTTTTGGCAATACCCATAACTGTCACCCAATGCGATAGAATGTTTGGTAAAAAATAGGGTAATCCAGCTAATGCGTTAGGGCTATTTGTGTTGCCATCATTGCCAACACCGTAAACCATAATAATGCCATTGTTGGCTAAATCTATAGCACCATTATAAATACCACCTAATTTCGTACCTATAATGCTTTTAATGTCATGATTAAACTGTTTTTCAGCATCTGAATCGGAAAAAGATACAGAATCATAAATTTCATAATTAGGTGCATCTGGAATACCAATACTCCAACTGTTATTTATAATACGGACTTTATTTTTCTTGAATTCTTGCCAGGCCGAATAATAGATATTTCTATCTAAAGGAATTTTACTATAAATCGAATTGTATCCATTATCTATATCAGCATTAAAAATTTTTGTATTATAGGCAACACCGTGCATTCCTTTTCCATCACGATTTCCAGCCATTATAGATGCTACACTCGTTCCATGTGATTCGTATTGTCCTTCATAATTTTTTAAGTGTAACGTTCCGTCAAAATAAAAATTATCACCAACTTTTATATTTATATCGGAATTGCTTTTTTCTGCTCTTTTCCCTTTAGTAACAAGGTTAATAATGTTTTTTATATTAGTGAACTCTGGGTGATTTTTATAGATAGCAACATCGAGCATACCAATTGGTACATCTTTCCCTGTGTATCCATAATAATATGCATAATTTGCATTAATAGCATCAAGGCCCCACTGATTATTAAACTCTTCTGTTTTCCAACTTAATAAAAAATTTTTTTTAATTCCAATATATTTTTCATTTGCAGGAGAATTAGATGACACAATTAATAATATTAATATAAGTAAAAATTTCTTTGATCTCATAAAATATCTCAATCAACTAAAAATACTGGACTGAGGATCTGACAGTTGTCTTAATCCTGCGAGTCGAGTCAAGTTTTCTATAATCTTGGTAATGTATTCTTTGTCCGCATTTTTATTTTTTTGTATAGGAATGCACATTGCATCGCAACACATATATCCTTGTTCATTAATAATACAAGTTGAATCTAAAAATAGTGCAATTGGTAAATAAAATATTTCTGATAATTAATATTACAGATAATAAATAATCTCTTTATAGAATCCGATTTATATTAAAAATTAATGAAATTTACTATTAAATAACAATTTTCTTTCACAAAAGATTCAATTTAAAACTACGGCGCCCCCATTCTGATATGTTTTCTAGCATCTCCGGAGCGAGCTATAACACAGCCATCGTTATTTGATAAAACAACTACCGGTTTACCTTTCAAATCAGGCCTAAATACATGCTCACATGAGGCATAGAAATTATTAGTATCGATTAATGCAAACATAAAATCTCTTACGCTTATTAACAATAAACAGCATATGCAGTGTAAATAGCTACTCTAATAACGCCCTCTTTCACTGGATATAAAAACAGTATAATATAATCATAAAGAAAGTCTTAGCCATCTTTTATTTCAAATAAATATCTTTTGAAGGAAAAGATAAAGACTTTAAAACTGAATGTTAAAAATTAAATCTCTAAAAATTAAGGAAAAAAGTGTTAGAAATCTGTAAAAATAAATCCATTAAATTGGAAGGTAATGAGGAGAAAAAGCTTAAAACAATAAACGCCAGTATTCCCAATCTGCCAGGTGTCTATCTATTTTTCGGTGAAAATGAATTATTGCCAATCTATATCGGGAAAAGCATAAACCTTAAAAAAAGAGTGCTATCTCACTTTTATCAAAAGAATATGAAATTAATAAAGCAAATTAGATATATTTACTGGCAAACCACAGCAGGTGAAATAGGCGCGCTATTGCTCGAAGCGAAATTAATTAAATTATATCAACCTGTTTTCAATAAACAGCTAAGAAAATACCACGAGCTTTGTGCTTTTCAGATATCGAACAATAAAATTGATATTGTTTATGCGAAAGAAATTGATTTTTCTAAATCAGAAAACCTATATGGTTTGTATAAAAATCGCTTTTCCGCTTTAAAAAAACTTAAATCCATTGCGGATGAAAATAATCTCTGTTACGCCAAACTTGGAATGGAAGAGAAGAAAAAATCAGGCTGTTTTCGGCTTCAGCTAGGTTACTGTCGTGGAGTTTGTGTTAATAAAGAAAGTCATGAATGTCATCATAACCGGTTATTACATGCGTTTAAACAACATAAATTAGCTGTCTGGCCTTACAAAGGCGCAATTGGCATCGCCGAAAAAGGGGTTCAACAAACGCAAATTCACATTGTTAATAACTGGGTTTATTTGGGTTCGGTAGAAAACCTCAGTCAGACATTAACATTTAATCAGGCAACAGATAAATTTGACCATGACATGTATAAGATCTTGTGTTGTCGAATATTAGATAAAAATATAAACATAATCCCTTTGTGATATTTAATCTTTAAACAGGTTTCTTAATTCAGTTTCTGTAAACCCAGTAAATTTCATCACCGATAGCCTGTCCAAACCACTTTCGAGCATTTGCTTTGCTATCTCAAGTTGTGCTTCAAGTTTGCCTTTTTGAATTCCTTTCAGAATACCTTTTTATTCACCTTCTAGACGTAACTGTTCTGCAATAGTCATTAAGATCTCCCGATAATCATCCGCTTTTTCCGCAATCTATTCTTGCGCTCGATCATCTTTAATCTTTAAATAAACGACTCAATTCAATCTTTGTTAATCCTGTGAATTTCATTATAGATTGTCTATCCATTCCGCTTTCAAGCATCTGACGAGCAATATTCATCGAAGCTTGCTTTTCGCCTTCTCGACGTAACTGTTCTGCAATAGTCATTAAGACCTCCCGATAATCATCTGCTTTTTCCGCAATTTGATGCAAAAATTGTTTTGCATCCGAAGTATTCCCACGCTCAACAATATAATACATTAATCCTTTAAACAACTCTGGCTGTATTACATACTGATTTAATAAACCAGCTATCTCCTGACTAAATTCTAGCATATCTCGTGCTCGGATATGCTTCATCACTAACTCCATCAGCGCGACACGTCGATGCTTTATGATTTCTTGGTCAGGAATGACTGTAACGTCAACCAATGGGAATGCCTGCGTATAAACAGATTTTTCCAGTTCTGGATCGGCAAAGCAATCCAACCATTGGGTGCTGTAAGGGTACGGCGAAGTTTTACCTTGATAAAACAGTAGCGGTATCACCACGGGCAAAGTATCATTTCCCTGCTCTAGATGCTGATGCATTGCCGCCACACTATAGCGCAACAACCTGAATGCCATTAATTTTTCTGGCCTGCTCTGATGTTCTATGAGCGTGTAAATATACCCTTTTCCCGCTGTTGTTTGCACAGAATAGAGCATATCAGAGCATTGACTACACAGGTCGGATTCAATAAAACTACCTGATTCCATCGTCAACGTACTAAAATCACATAATTTACGAATATTTTCAGGTAAATGAATTTCCAGAAAGTCCTTTGCAATCGTAATATCGCCAAGAAACTTCTTAAACAAACTATCATGATGAGAAAGTATTTTTTTCATTGCTACAGTATAAACTTGAGGGGTAACCCTTGCCATCACTTTAGTCAAAATTTAATAGTAAATTCATCATCATTTTTATCTTCAACAGTAAAATTCACCAGTGTATTTGTAAAAAATAATATACTGTAACATGAATGTTTTTAAAGGCTGACACTATACCCACGACATCATCCTATGGGTAGTACTCTGGTATGTAAATACGGCATTAGTTATCGTGAGCTGCAAGAAATGTTGGCTGAACGCGGGGTGCATGTAGACCACACCACCCTCTATCGCTAGGTTCAGCGTTATGCGCCAGAAATGGAAAAACGGCTGCGGTGGTACTGGCGTAATCCTTCCGCTCTTTGCCCGTGGCACATTGACGAAACGTATATAAAGGTGAATGATCAGTGGGTTTACCTGTATCGCGCTGTAGACAACAGAGGACGTACTCTGGATTTTTACCTTTCACCACGGCGTAACAGCAAAGCTGCATATCGATTTCTTAGTAAAATTTTAAACAACATAAAACAGGGGTAAATCCCAGGCGTTATCAATACGGATAAGTCTCCGACATACGCTCGTGCGCTTGCTCAGCTTAAACGTGAAGACCAATGTCCGTCTGACGTTGAACACCGACAGATTAAGTACCGAAATAATGTTATCGAATGCGATCATGGCAAACTGAAACGGATAATCAGCGCCAAGCTGGAGTTTAAATCGATAAAGATGATTTATGCCACGATAAAAGAGATTGAAGTGATGCGGACGCTGCGTAAAGGTCAGACCAAGTCATTTTACTTCGGCTATCCCCTGGGTGAGATGCGTCTAGTGAGTCGAGTCTTTGAAATGTAAGACCTTTACCAATAAATAAGGCTGCCGCATCACGATCTTTGCAACAATGCCATCTTTTTTAACTTTGGCCATACCTGTTAGCCACTGCCCCCGTGTAAGCACTGCGATCAACCAGTGAGCATTGATAATTATCCCCAGGTTGGTGGTTGGATTGTTTTTAAAACATCATTATAGTGTTTTATGGCATAATCAGTCATTATGTTAGATAAAACCGCTGTACAAGTGAAGGCTTTATCGGTCCCGAGTAATCGATTTTTCCAATCAATGAATTTATCCTGACCAAGCAGTGTTGGATAAATTGTGTGAGCTTTTTCCATTAGAGCATAAGCATAATATCTGAGCATCAGAGGAGAGTGCTCCTCAGTTCCAAAAATAGCACTGGAAGAATAACGGGTGAAAACCGCAGATAACGAAAAAAGATATTCCGCTTTTTCCCTATCTGTACTTGATGTTAAATCATATAATTCCATAATCCGGTTATAATTTTCTTCTTTCAATATATAACCTTGTTTTAAATCAAGTACGCGAGAGAATATTTCACTTAATTCCTGTTGAGAAGTGTCATCCACAAGTTTTGTCGCATAGGCTTTAGATTTTGTGGCATCCATGAATAAAGGTTTAAGCTTGTCACCTAAATCTAAAGACTCAATCAGCTTATAAAATTTTGATTGATTCAAGCTATAAGAAAAGTGCGGCGCAAAAAGGGGAAAACTTTCATTATAACATTGCTTCAAACTGTATTCTGATGGGCTTAAACACTTTCCATCTTGAAAAAGGTAAACGTGATCCCACTTAGTATCCAGATCAGGATGCAGCATTTGTGATAGAATATTTTCAGAAGCAACTAGTACTCTGTTAGGTGTCGTTGATAATAATAGAAAATTTTGCGCATTGTTATCTGACCATTCTGCATTGCCTTTGTAATCACCAAAAATTTCTTTAATTTCTTCATGCTTTAGTTGTTGCTGAATTTCAAACATATTGAGATACTCTTGATACAGACTGTGGGCTGCATCAATACCCTGAGTTCTGGCTGCCAATAAGACTTGAATAAAGTTACTATTAATTTCAGAAGAGACCATTAGATGTGGGTGTTGGTCAAAATAATTAAGAAATAGGTTAGTTATTGTAGAACGATTTTCCAGCAAGCTAAGTAAAGCTGGTGAAAGATTTTTTAGATAATTACTCGTTAGTGTATTAACAAAACGACTAATATACTCATTAGTCATAAATGGCGTTTTGCCGAAAATATCCAGTAGCGGTAATGTGACATCAACAAGATTTGCATTAGATTTTTCTAACGAAGTAATTAACTGGCAGGCTAACTTTATTTTTAATTTATTATATTTCTCATCAATACTATTGATACTCGTTAATAGACTATTTTGATTGTTAAAGTGATTAAGTATAATATCCAGGTTCTCATCATTCCATATTTCTGGAAGAGATATACTTAAAGTATCATTTAGGCTAGCACCTGAAAAATTAGCAGAATTAATAGTTAGTTCTTTTAAAATGGCACTACTTAAATCAACATTAATTAAGCTAGCGCCTGTCAGGTTGGCTCCTGTCAGGTTAGTATTGGTTAAATTAGCCCGCCTAAAATCAATACCTATCAGGTCTGCGTTTGTCAAGTTAGCGCCTGTCAAATTAACATCTGTAAGGTCAACTTGTTCCAGGCTAGCTCCCTCTAGATTAGCCTCTGTCAGGTTAGCTTTAGCTAAAGTAACTTCTCCTAAGTAAGCATTTGTCAGATTAGCTCTTGTCAGATTAGCGTTGGTCAAATTAGTTTGAACTAATTTAGCATCCACTAATTCAGCATTAGTTAAATTAGCGCTAGTAAAGTTGGTTAGTCTCAGCTTAGTTCTAATTAGATTAACGCTTGTCAGGTTAGCTTCTATCAGAATAGCGTTGTCAAGCTCACTATCATCCATTTTTGCACCGACCAAATCAGCATGAGACAAATTAACTTCTTTTAGATTAGCCCCGTTTAGATTAGCCCCGTTTAGATTAGCCCCTTTTAGATTAGCTTCTACCAGTCTAACATCTGCCAGATGAGCTTGAGCTAGATTGGCGTTCATTAATTTAGCTTTCGTTAAGTCAGCTCCCGTCATTTTAGCGCCCGTCAGTATAGCTTTCGTCAAGTCAGCTTCCATCATTTTAGCGCTTGTCAGAATAACTTCCGTTAAATCAGCTTCCTGCATTTTAACGCCCTTCAGCTTAGCGTTGGCTAGATTACTACCATTCATTTTTGCACCAATCAGATTAGTTTGTAGCAATTTAGCGTCTTTTAGATTAACCTTTTGTAGCGTTGCTTTTGCTAGATTAGCGCCGGATAAGTTCGCTAATGAGAGGTTAGTTTCACCATTAAAAAGAGCTGAAAGATCCATATCGCTTAAATTTACTCCCGATAAATTAATAACATAATTACTCTTTCGATTAGCTAATAATTCTGTTAATGCATTGAGTTTTTCCGTCGTCGAGCCTGTTAAAAAAACATTAGATGACCCACTCCAAAATTTATCCGCCATTTTAGAGCCCATTCCACCTAGACCTTGCGTTTTTAGATGATAAAGTCGTTCTCGTATTAATACAGGTGCTAATGTTAGGTTACCTACATCGTCTTTGAGATATCTTCGACCATACAAAGCACCGGTTTATGGACTAATCTGAACAAAGATATCTTTACCCTGTTTTTTACCAATATTAACGACAAAAACCTCCTTTTTTAACTCAGGGCGGTAAGCGGTCTCAATTTTAAATGATTTAGCCGGTGTTACCGGAAAATTTTTTACCTGCTTTTCCAGAGTTTCTGCTAGGTTTGTTAAGCCATTAATTTTCGGTTTTAGTTTTGATGCCGTATTTTTTAAACTATTGATACCTTTTATACCGCCATATGTGAGTAATTCAAACCCTGGATCTGCGCTGCGAAAAAAATCCA harbors:
- a CDS encoding autotransporter outer membrane beta-barrel domain-containing protein: MRSKKFLLILILLIVSSNSPANEKYIGIKKNFLLSWKTEEFNNQWGLDAINANYAYYYGYTGKDVPIGMLDVAIYKNHPEFTNIKNIINLVTKGKRAEKSNSDINIKVGDNFYFDGTLHLKNYEGQYESHGTSVASIMAGNRDGKGMHGVAYNTKIFNADIDNGYNSIYSKIPLDRNIYYSAWQEFKKNKVRIINNSWSIGIPDAPNYEIYDSVSFSDSDAEKQFNHDIKSIIGTKLGGIYNGAIDLANNGIIMVYGVGNDGNTNSPNALAGLPYFLPNILSHWVTVMGIAKKEDVIPLLRSDFIYDKLFILYKNKFPGRKQDEEFYTFVDSIYEKSPNLIKEISSKFDDSNIPDWPIYQRSNRCGYTASFCVAAPAYNIYSANIEGNNYNNISSGYKKGEGTSIAAPHVSGAIAILMERFPYLSAENITTIVKTTATDLGKKGIDEIYGWGLVNLREAINGPKMFISPKDIPAEFYVPGSYANTQFVVNIPGIGSIIDEGTLLKRTCLYPTCAWDIWRNDITGHGGLTKEGNGTLVLTGNSTYRGPTRINNGILAVNGTLTSDVLIQKDGVLSGNGTIGSLSAHGTVAPGNSIGTLNVNHNVSFEPSSRYVVEVGQNVQSDRIQSSGAVTIDGGEVVVSLENKANLLSQQEGDSRLGQQYIILSAQQGVSGQFDRVASKHLFLDTELSYHPNQVTLSIGRNNKRFSSVAQTQNEREVANAADELSMGNPVYESILNSGTVDKARQAFRQLSGQINADIVSALVNNSRYLREVLNGRLRQAKGLLSSSAIKANESGVWAQSLMAWEHASGNANATGYQGSTYGILFGFDSALATDWRLGVATGYTRTSLHGGYGSNAGSNNYHLAAYGDKQFGMLALRGGAIYTWHRIDTLRLVNYGVQSGREMAKYSGRTQQLFAEMSYRMEREGVNLEPFVNLAYINLENNQISEHGNAAALRGYKQHFDATVSMLGWRVETERLVNKNTKIGLFSELGWQHQYGQLKPGAGLRFKGGNAPFVVNSVPISRDRLALKVGLEVVVNKNAILSLSYDGLLSQQHQDNSVNAVFTWHF
- a CDS encoding GIY-YIG nuclease family protein is translated as MLEICKNKSIKLEGNEEKKLKTINASIPNLPGVYLFFGENELLPIYIGKSINLKKRVLSHFYQKNMKLIKQIRYIYWQTTAGEIGALLLEAKLIKLYQPVFNKQLRKYHELCAFQISNNKIDIVYAKEIDFSKSENLYGLYKNRFSALKKLKSIADENNLCYAKLGMEEKKKSGCFRLQLGYCRGVCVNKESHECHHNRLLHAFKQHKLAVWPYKGAIGIAEKGVQQTQIHIVNNWVYLGSVENLSQTLTFNQATDKFDHDMYKILCCRILDKNINIIPL
- a CDS encoding Rpn family recombination-promoting nuclease/putative transposase, producing MKKILSHHDSLFKKFLGDITIAKDFLEIHLPENIRKLCDFSTLTMESGSFIESDLCSQCSDMLYSVQTTAGKGYIYTLIEHQSRPEKLMAFRLLRYSVAAMHQHLEQGNDTLPVVIPLLFYQGKTSPYPYSTQWLDCFADPELEKSVYTQAFPLVDVTVIPDQEIIKHRRVALMELVMKHIRARDMLEFSQEIAGLLNQYVIQPELFKGLMYYIVERGNTSDAKQFLHQIAEKADDYREVLMTIAEQLRREGEKQASMNIARQMLESGMDRQSIMKFTGLTKIELSRLFKD
- a CDS encoding pentapeptide repeat-containing protein, which gives rise to MYGRRYLKDDVGNLTLAPVLIRERLYHLKTQGLGGMGSKMADKFWSGSSNVFLTGSTTEKLNALTELLANRKSNYVINLSGVNLSDMDLSALFNGETNLSLANLSGANLAKATLQKVNLKDAKLLQTNLIGAKMNGSNLANAKLKGVKMQEADLTEVILTSAKMMEADLTKAILTGAKMTGADLTKAKLMNANLAQAHLADVRLVEANLKGANLNGANLNGANLKEVNLSHADLVGAKMDDSELDNAILIEANLTSVNLIRTKLRLTNFTSANLTNAELVDAKLVQTNLTNANLTRANLTNAYLGEVTLAKANLTEANLEGASLEQVDLTDVNLTGANLTNADLIGIDFRRANLTNTNLTGANLTGASLINVDLSSAILKELTINSANFSGASLNDTLSISLPEIWNDENLDIILNHFNNQNSLLTSINSIDEKYNKLKIKLACQLITSLEKSNANLVDVTLPLLDIFGKTPFMTNEYISRFVNTLTSNYLKNLSPALLSLLENRSTITNLFLNYFDQHPHLMVSSEINSNFIQVLLAARTQGIDAAHSLYQEYLNMFEIQQQLKHEEIKEIFGDYKGNAEWSDNNAQNFLLLSTTPNRVLVASENILSQMLHPDLDTKWDHVYLFQDGKCLSPSEYSLKQCYNESFPLFAPHFSYSLNQSKFYKLIESLDLGDKLKPLFMDATKSKAYATKLVDDTSQQELSEIFSRVLDLKQGYILKEENYNRIMELYDLTSSTDREKAEYLFSLSAVFTRYSSSAIFGTEEHSPLMLRYYAYALMEKAHTIYPTLLGQDKFIDWKNRLLGTDKAFTCTAVLSNIMTDYAIKHYNDVLKTIQPPTWG